The following are encoded in a window of Pseudoalteromonas sp. MM1 genomic DNA:
- a CDS encoding MarR family winged helix-turn-helix transcriptional regulator translates to MNTSLSNTLFELMQNYRVTIREAINAGDLGINAMHVRCIHIIAATSNCTANDIVTKTQRDKAQIARLIKDLIALNLINKQASEHDKRCFILSLTEQGNTLFDKLLASEQQINEQMCKNLNPQQIKDFLDTAQQMIKNMD, encoded by the coding sequence ATGAATACGTCTTTATCAAATACCTTGTTTGAACTCATGCAAAATTACCGTGTAACAATCCGCGAGGCCATTAACGCAGGCGACCTTGGTATTAATGCTATGCACGTGCGTTGTATACATATAATTGCCGCTACAAGTAACTGCACCGCTAACGATATAGTTACCAAAACACAGCGCGACAAAGCACAAATTGCCCGCTTAATTAAAGATTTAATTGCCTTAAACCTTATCAATAAGCAAGCAAGTGAGCACGACAAACGCTGCTTTATTTTGTCGCTCACCGAACAAGGCAACACACTTTTTGATAAGTTATTAGCCTCTGAGCAGCAAATAAATGAACAAATGTGTAAAAATTTAAATCCTCAACAAATCAAAGACTTTTTAGATACCGCGCAACAAATGATCAAAAACATGGACTAA
- a CDS encoding M4 family metallopeptidase, whose protein sequence is MQPSNQHISGFFAKNIDAVSLNKTANNQFDELSAVKAILVNAKLDESTAYQILNNQRYVYIDNGVAHFVRLVELNVVDNGVEKKPIGLVSESDYSVFKQWDNIKSVHGTGPGGNTKIGQYEYGTDVEALDITQRGELCFLENDKVKTVTMESGFEPSEAYSFACDRNTYKEVNGAYSPLNDAHAFGTAVFDMYQQWYNTAPLTFQLLMRVHSGDNWENATWNGQAMTFGDGADRFYPLVSLDIVSHEVSHGFTSQNSNLIYAEQSGGINESFSDMAGETAEYFLRAETDWLSGADISKTSPALRYFETPSLDGLSIDHASDYYSGMDVHFSSGVFNRAFFLLANTDGWNPKKAFEIMLFANQNYWVSASDFIDGACGAINSAIDLRYEANDVIAAFNEVGVTCDNIQFIDADADLMDDNWELLYGLDPSNADDAGLDLDQDGLTNLEEYLANTFPNATDTDSDNLSDYDEINVYLTEPNNADSDFDRMPDGWEVSFSLNPLNAGDAQLDLDSDSWSNVIEFFGNSDPTDASSEPTVFPETTFSFDDAQVPSLFISSNVQTPWLTTEYGGRSGFVLTNNDITDNQSTSVEFSFLSGEQSYVNFSYALDTEVGYDYFSVYINGSLVLDESGISEWKAASFQVPTGLNTVKLTYSKDVSVSTPADAVYIDNLYIGPNFPDVDNDGMSDSWELQHGLDINNSEDASLDADADGLSNLLEFLNAGLPNNPDTDGDTLPDGWEYNNSLDLTSSSDAAEDADNDGFSNLTEYLANTDPQSDTSFPVALNLTTSFEGSALPSWMVEAEGSSAPWFITNDFATDGIQSIRSGVISDSQYSSFTITGLFEESVLAFDYKIESEFCCDFLSIIVDGQEVFGRSDLNNSNTAEATSVLLNLSEGLHNIEFKYFKDSSVSNGADAVWLDNFALFSQTDLTDTDNDQLPDYWELVNGLNRFDASDASSDADSDGLSALEEFNLGTNPTSADTDSDELSDGYEVSNDLLPLDAADANLDYDEDGYTNIQEFYSHSLANDATSLVQSFTHLNESFEDGLLPSMFTELAVNSWEWQANTSWSTQGDASLSLALTPSSKVGGFAIAGLFEAGFINLDYLVYNSSALQISLNGSPIDVNRGSQSRLLLPIDDGFNIIKVKYEDAYLQQQPLSVDNITWSAEIDITSDYDSDGIPDFWEAEYGLNALDANDASYDADYDGLTNLQEFQLSGNPLSSDSDGDGIEDSEDSHLNDASLGENIAPEFISSLEPITLEATSENTNISRLYVPEATDNGHLEPQVYTSSGSYFPLGEHQITWIARDNVGNETAAIQTVTLVDTTPPALQQYHFDVYGNTLAAIQNAILDSGVIFDNVSGIALIEIDDSFVFRTGNVPIPVSAVDFAGNRVSGEVIGMIHPEISIQPITYVYENGNVLADIFISGPSPYGYAGFYLKTNNSTQYIRTDGHGPIKVEVAREFLANSTNISVLSSGNAFIGKNDNSQLVYLSEAAKTEFITDFYQNGKAVNKTIQRSLPDFNATIKLVNLPSTGSDVSLELIGPAGVDFYIYKTADSQWDVSFSANLSEQTNNIDLTLRVKQGDELLATKQTSLRIVDSVIFDDTELDTDGDGIPDIEEGVGDSDKDGIADYLDSTSTTNTAILASGDSAHSIDEFNHLAVGRIKEALAAGYIADMSISEQALSTYFSDLDIIEPHFQAKSDVINLHVTLSNSSNTAEIALPEYVNAILSSDMQVRVLTAAGWQSATVLSGNVYEQVCSRCFSFAIADGSAFDLDGEVNGAIEVVAKLAQESLNQAPVLNVDMPQAIEELATIELDASGSTDPDGDTLSYEWRVEHPQLSITAADTQGKAVLTVGEFEQTVDADIMLVVSDGYEQFTQVYTVSFLHVNQLPNVELSTSSVSVKEGQEVSVTASATDKESSTLSFKWVQTMGVEVAINDTDSSTLKFTAPSVSQTTELGFKLVVSDGEGETEQSLTVTVTNASGTGSEKSSGGGSLAFMLLLLALSVVYRRAQCFK, encoded by the coding sequence GTGCAACCTAGCAATCAACACATAAGTGGTTTTTTTGCGAAAAACATCGATGCTGTATCTTTAAATAAAACGGCTAATAATCAGTTTGATGAACTTTCTGCGGTTAAAGCTATTTTAGTAAACGCTAAACTTGATGAATCTACTGCATATCAAATATTAAACAACCAACGTTATGTTTATATTGATAACGGAGTCGCACATTTTGTTCGCTTAGTCGAATTAAACGTTGTTGATAATGGCGTTGAAAAAAAGCCAATAGGTTTGGTAAGTGAATCTGATTACAGCGTATTTAAACAGTGGGATAATATTAAAAGTGTTCATGGTACAGGCCCTGGCGGTAATACAAAAATAGGGCAGTATGAATACGGAACTGATGTTGAGGCACTGGATATTACGCAACGTGGTGAGTTGTGTTTTTTAGAAAACGACAAAGTTAAAACCGTCACTATGGAATCGGGTTTTGAGCCAAGCGAAGCTTACTCTTTTGCCTGTGATAGAAATACTTATAAAGAAGTAAATGGTGCTTATTCCCCCCTAAATGATGCCCATGCATTTGGCACAGCTGTATTTGATATGTATCAACAATGGTACAACACAGCCCCACTTACTTTTCAATTGTTGATGCGTGTTCACAGTGGTGACAACTGGGAAAATGCAACATGGAATGGTCAGGCTATGACCTTTGGCGATGGTGCTGATAGGTTTTACCCGCTGGTTTCACTTGATATCGTATCTCATGAGGTTAGCCACGGTTTTACCAGTCAAAACTCTAATTTAATTTATGCAGAACAATCAGGCGGTATAAACGAATCTTTCTCTGATATGGCGGGTGAAACAGCCGAGTATTTTTTACGCGCAGAGACTGATTGGTTATCTGGTGCTGATATTTCAAAAACAAGCCCGGCACTTCGTTATTTTGAAACGCCATCACTAGATGGGCTTTCGATTGACCACGCAAGTGACTATTACTCAGGTATGGATGTTCACTTTAGCAGTGGTGTGTTTAATCGTGCTTTCTTTTTACTTGCGAACACTGATGGTTGGAACCCTAAAAAAGCGTTTGAAATAATGCTTTTTGCAAATCAAAACTATTGGGTTAGCGCTAGTGATTTTATTGATGGTGCCTGTGGCGCTATAAATTCTGCCATTGATTTAAGGTATGAAGCTAACGATGTGATTGCCGCGTTTAATGAAGTCGGTGTTACTTGCGATAACATTCAGTTTATAGATGCCGATGCTGATTTAATGGATGATAATTGGGAGCTGCTTTACGGATTAGATCCAAGTAATGCTGATGACGCTGGACTTGACTTAGACCAAGATGGTTTAACAAATCTTGAAGAATATTTAGCGAATACTTTCCCTAATGCAACGGATACCGATTCAGATAATCTATCAGATTATGATGAAATTAATGTATACCTTACTGAGCCTAACAATGCAGACTCCGACTTTGACCGTATGCCTGATGGCTGGGAAGTTTCGTTTTCATTAAACCCATTAAATGCAGGTGATGCCCAACTTGATTTAGACTCAGACTCGTGGAGTAATGTAATCGAGTTTTTTGGTAACAGTGACCCTACAGATGCAAGCTCTGAGCCAACCGTTTTTCCAGAAACAACCTTCAGTTTTGATGATGCTCAAGTACCCAGTTTGTTTATTTCGTCGAACGTACAGACACCTTGGTTAACAACTGAGTATGGTGGTCGCTCTGGTTTTGTGTTGACTAATAACGACATTACAGACAACCAATCAACCAGTGTTGAGTTTAGCTTTTTAAGTGGCGAGCAAAGTTATGTAAACTTTAGCTACGCGCTAGACACAGAAGTTGGTTATGACTACTTTAGTGTATACATAAATGGTTCACTTGTTTTAGATGAGTCAGGAATTAGCGAGTGGAAAGCGGCGTCTTTCCAAGTTCCTACAGGGCTTAACACTGTTAAGTTGACCTATTCTAAAGATGTATCTGTTTCTACTCCTGCAGATGCTGTATATATAGATAATTTATACATAGGGCCTAACTTTCCTGATGTTGATAATGACGGTATGTCTGATTCTTGGGAATTACAGCATGGCCTTGATATAAATAACAGCGAAGATGCATCTTTAGATGCTGACGCGGATGGCTTATCTAATCTTTTAGAATTTTTAAATGCAGGTTTACCAAATAATCCTGATACAGATGGCGATACATTACCCGATGGGTGGGAGTACAATAATAGTTTAGATTTAACCAGTTCGTCAGATGCAGCTGAAGATGCAGATAATGATGGGTTTTCAAATCTAACTGAGTATTTAGCAAATACAGACCCGCAGTCAGATACTTCTTTCCCGGTTGCTTTAAACCTCACTACCTCCTTTGAAGGCTCTGCACTACCTAGTTGGATGGTTGAAGCTGAAGGTTCTAGTGCTCCTTGGTTTATTACGAATGATTTTGCGACCGATGGTATACAAAGTATTCGCTCAGGCGTTATTAGTGACTCACAGTATAGTAGCTTTACCATAACAGGCTTATTTGAAGAGAGTGTATTAGCATTCGATTATAAAATTGAGTCTGAATTTTGTTGTGACTTCTTAAGTATTATCGTTGATGGGCAAGAAGTTTTTGGGCGTAGTGACTTAAATAATTCAAATACTGCAGAGGCAACGTCTGTTTTGCTTAATTTAAGTGAAGGACTGCATAATATTGAATTTAAATACTTTAAAGATAGCTCTGTCTCAAATGGTGCAGATGCTGTATGGCTTGATAATTTTGCTTTATTTTCTCAAACTGATTTAACCGATACTGATAACGATCAATTGCCAGATTACTGGGAGTTAGTAAATGGATTAAATCGTTTTGATGCAAGTGACGCTTCATCAGATGCTGATAGTGATGGCCTTTCAGCCCTAGAAGAATTTAACCTAGGAACTAATCCAACTTCAGCTGATACAGATAGTGATGAACTAAGTGATGGCTATGAGGTAAGTAACGACCTTTTACCTTTAGATGCTGCAGATGCTAATTTAGATTACGATGAAGATGGTTATACAAATATTCAGGAATTTTACTCTCATAGTTTAGCTAATGATGCTACATCCTTAGTGCAATCTTTCACGCATTTAAATGAAAGCTTTGAAGACGGGCTTCTTCCTTCTATGTTTACTGAACTTGCTGTTAACTCTTGGGAGTGGCAGGCTAATACAAGTTGGTCAACTCAAGGCGATGCAAGTCTTAGCTTAGCATTAACGCCTAGTAGCAAGGTAGGTGGTTTTGCCATTGCGGGGTTATTTGAAGCCGGCTTTATTAATTTAGACTATTTGGTTTACAACTCTTCAGCATTACAAATAAGCTTAAATGGTAGCCCTATAGATGTAAATCGTGGTAGCCAGTCTCGTTTATTGTTACCGATAGATGATGGTTTTAACATTATTAAAGTTAAATATGAGGACGCATACCTTCAGCAGCAGCCGTTATCTGTTGATAATATAACTTGGAGTGCTGAAATTGACATTACCAGCGACTATGATTCGGACGGTATCCCTGATTTTTGGGAAGCAGAGTATGGTTTAAATGCGCTAGATGCCAATGATGCTAGTTATGATGCCGACTATGATGGTTTAACTAATTTACAAGAGTTTCAGCTTTCGGGTAACCCGCTTAGCTCAGATTCAGATGGCGATGGCATTGAAGACAGTGAAGATAGCCACCTAAATGATGCAAGTCTTGGAGAAAACATTGCCCCTGAGTTTATATCAAGCCTTGAGCCTATTACGCTTGAGGCTACCTCTGAAAATACTAATATTTCACGTCTTTATGTTCCTGAAGCCACAGATAATGGTCATTTAGAGCCTCAAGTATATACAAGTTCAGGGTCTTACTTTCCACTAGGTGAGCACCAAATTACATGGATTGCACGTGATAATGTTGGCAATGAAACAGCGGCTATTCAAACAGTTACACTAGTTGATACAACGCCTCCAGCTTTACAGCAATATCATTTTGATGTGTATGGTAATACATTAGCTGCGATACAAAATGCTATTTTGGACAGTGGTGTTATTTTTGACAATGTATCAGGAATAGCGCTTATTGAAATAGACGATAGCTTTGTATTTAGAACGGGTAATGTGCCAATTCCTGTTTCTGCTGTTGATTTTGCAGGTAACCGTGTATCGGGTGAAGTAATAGGGATGATCCATCCTGAAATTAGTATTCAGCCTATTACGTATGTGTACGAAAATGGTAATGTACTTGCCGATATATTTATCAGTGGTCCTAGTCCATATGGTTACGCTGGCTTTTATTTGAAGACTAATAATAGTACACAGTACATTCGTACTGATGGGCATGGTCCTATTAAAGTTGAGGTAGCGCGCGAGTTTTTAGCAAATTCAACAAATATTAGTGTTTTATCTAGTGGTAATGCCTTTATAGGCAAAAACGATAACAGCCAGCTAGTGTACTTAAGTGAAGCTGCCAAGACGGAATTTATTACTGATTTTTATCAAAATGGTAAAGCAGTTAATAAAACTATTCAGCGTTCTTTACCTGACTTTAATGCCACCATTAAGTTAGTAAATTTACCTAGTACAGGTAGTGATGTATCACTTGAGCTTATTGGCCCCGCAGGTGTTGATTTTTACATTTATAAAACAGCTGATTCACAGTGGGATGTTTCATTTAGTGCAAATCTTTCTGAGCAAACCAATAATATAGATTTAACTTTACGTGTAAAACAAGGTGATGAACTACTAGCAACTAAGCAAACTAGTTTACGTATTGTTGATAGCGTTATATTTGATGACACTGAGCTAGATACTGATGGCGACGGTATACCTGATATTGAGGAAGGGGTAGGTGATAGTGATAAGGATGGTATTGCTGATTACCTAGATAGCACTTCTACGACTAATACTGCTATCTTAGCTTCAGGTGATAGTGCTCACAGTATTGATGAGTTTAATCACTTAGCTGTAGGTCGCATCAAAGAGGCTCTAGCAGCGGGTTATATTGCTGATATGTCTATTTCTGAACAGGCGCTTAGCACTTATTTCTCAGATTTAGATATAATAGAACCTCACTTCCAAGCTAAAAGTGACGTAATTAACCTTCATGTTACCTTGTCTAATTCATCAAACACCGCAGAAATTGCACTACCTGAATATGTAAATGCAATTTTAAGCTCAGATATGCAAGTAAGGGTACTAACCGCGGCTGGTTGGCAGTCAGCCACTGTATTATCAGGTAATGTATATGAGCAAGTGTGTTCACGTTGCTTTAGCTTTGCAATCGCAGATGGTAGCGCATTCGACCTTGATGGAGAGGTTAATGGCGCTATTGAAGTTGTGGCAAAATTAGCGCAAGAGAGTCTAAATCAAGCGCCTGTATTAAATGTAGATATGCCTCAAGCGATAGAAGAGCTAGCTACTATTGAGCTTGATGCCTCTGGTTCTACTGATCCTGATGGCGATACGTTATCTTACGAATGGCGCGTTGAGCACCCTCAGTTATCTATTACAGCTGCGGACACTCAAGGCAAAGCGGTTCTTACAGTGGGTGAGTTTGAGCAAACGGTTGATGCGGATATTATGTTGGTAGTATCTGATGGCTATGAGCAATTTACGCAAGTATATACCGTTAGCTTTTTACATGTTAATCAACTCCCAAATGTAGAATTAAGTACATCTTCGGTGTCGGTTAAAGAAGGTCAAGAAGTTTCAGTGACGGCGTCTGCAACCGATAAAGAGTCTTCAACGCTTTCTTTTAAGTGGGTTCAAACAATGGGTGTAGAAGTTGCGATTAATGATACTGACTCCAGCACACTTAAGTTTACAGCGCCAAGTGTGTCGCAAACTACAGAGCTAGGCTTTAAGCTTGTTGTATCAGATGGTGAAGGTGAGACTGAGCAAAGTTTAACTGTTACTGTTACTAATGCATCGGGCACAGGTAGTGAAAAGAGTAGTGGCGGTGGCTCATTAGCCTTCATGTTACTGCTTTTAGCACTTTCTGTTGTGTATAGAAGAGCGCAGTGTTTTAAGTAA
- a CDS encoding LLM class flavin-dependent oxidoreductase: MLSSIPFSLLELAPMIKGESVSHTLKKTTKYAQRADQLGFNRFWLAEHHNMPGIICAATSILVGHIAGKTQRIRVGSGGIMLPNHSPLVVAEQFGTLESLYPGRIDLGLGRAPGSDPVTSRALNNDMSRAENFPEEVTELQTLLGPYNGTHPIRAIPGEDTNVPLWLLGSSLFSAQLAAQKGLPYVFAGHFAPRFVHDAIALYKREFKASNVLDKPYVMLALPLVAAETDEEAQYLSTTSKQRVLELIRGKELWLKPPVDTMEGLWSEQERAHVENFLSLSVVGGHVSIKHKLQMIAKELEVDEFIFTNDVYNSEKRHRALEILMEIKH, encoded by the coding sequence TTGTTATCTTCCATTCCCTTTTCGTTATTAGAGCTTGCCCCCATGATCAAAGGGGAAAGCGTTTCTCATACGCTCAAGAAAACCACTAAATACGCCCAGCGGGCAGACCAATTAGGGTTTAATCGCTTTTGGCTGGCTGAGCATCACAATATGCCCGGTATAATTTGTGCTGCTACTTCAATATTAGTAGGCCATATTGCAGGTAAAACTCAGCGTATTCGTGTTGGCTCCGGCGGAATAATGCTGCCGAATCATTCGCCATTAGTTGTGGCTGAGCAATTTGGCACGTTAGAGAGTTTATACCCCGGGCGAATAGATTTAGGTCTTGGCCGCGCCCCAGGTAGTGATCCGGTCACTAGCCGTGCACTCAATAATGATATGAGCCGCGCTGAAAATTTCCCTGAGGAGGTAACAGAGCTACAAACATTATTAGGCCCATACAATGGTACTCATCCTATACGTGCTATTCCTGGGGAGGACACAAATGTACCACTTTGGCTGTTAGGCTCGAGTTTATTTAGCGCGCAATTGGCCGCCCAAAAAGGGCTACCTTATGTATTTGCAGGACACTTTGCGCCGCGTTTTGTACACGATGCAATAGCGCTATACAAACGAGAGTTTAAAGCCTCAAACGTATTAGATAAACCCTATGTAATGCTTGCTTTACCGCTGGTGGCGGCAGAAACCGATGAAGAAGCGCAATACCTCTCTACCACCTCAAAACAACGGGTGCTTGAATTAATACGCGGCAAAGAGCTATGGCTAAAACCTCCGGTAGATACCATGGAAGGATTATGGAGCGAGCAAGAGCGTGCCCACGTAGAAAACTTTTTAAGTTTAAGCGTAGTAGGCGGGCATGTGAGTATAAAACACAAATTACAGATGATAGCGAAAGAGCTAGAAGTGGATGAGTTTATATTTACTAACGATGTTTACAACAGCGAAAAACGCCACAGAGCCTTAGAAATTTTAATGGAAATAAAACATTAA
- a CDS encoding Y-family DNA polymerase, translating into MYALVDAVAFYASAEKVFDPAIRSKPVVVLTNNDGCVCAVCPIARHLNIPKFGPYFKVKHLLEKNNVVVRSSNYELYADLSAKMMNVIGRFCDTQHIYSIDESFLHFNGYMPLIKNWHEYGHTIRRTVWRETKLPVGVGFGPTPTLAKAANHAAKKLSGFDGVAVIDNEPSRQAILQRMSCADVWGIGKRLAKKLNIMNIHTAWDLAQQNPKTMRRAFSVVVERTVSELNGVACLTWDDVRQDKREIYSTRSFGERISEPTALKTALINHVTTVASKLRAQRSLAKQLYIFAATGKHEDRYCKKSFIYKFATPTNDTCVMANAVSEVFAHIYQPGVRFYKCGVGALELTPVQYQQNDLFNQSADNPKLMQCLDTINNRYGKGILTLASSKLNQGWHMNRDHLSPQYTTRWHDIPKIYCYE; encoded by the coding sequence ATGTACGCCTTAGTCGATGCCGTTGCCTTTTATGCCAGCGCCGAAAAAGTGTTCGACCCTGCTATTCGCTCTAAACCTGTGGTGGTTTTAACTAATAACGATGGCTGCGTATGTGCGGTGTGCCCTATTGCTCGGCATTTAAACATTCCTAAATTTGGCCCTTATTTTAAAGTTAAGCATTTGCTTGAGAAAAATAATGTGGTTGTACGTTCGAGTAACTATGAGCTGTACGCCGATTTAAGTGCCAAAATGATGAACGTAATTGGCCGCTTTTGCGATACACAGCATATATACAGTATTGATGAGTCGTTTTTACACTTTAATGGCTACATGCCACTTATTAAAAACTGGCATGAGTATGGGCATACAATAAGGCGTACCGTTTGGCGCGAAACTAAGCTCCCTGTGGGTGTGGGTTTTGGCCCTACACCTACACTTGCTAAAGCCGCTAACCATGCAGCTAAAAAGCTAAGCGGGTTTGATGGCGTAGCCGTTATAGATAACGAGCCAAGCCGCCAAGCTATTTTACAAAGAATGAGCTGCGCCGATGTGTGGGGCATAGGAAAGCGCCTAGCTAAAAAGCTTAACATAATGAACATACATACCGCGTGGGATCTGGCACAGCAAAATCCTAAAACCATGCGTCGTGCGTTTAGCGTAGTGGTGGAGCGTACCGTAAGTGAGCTAAATGGTGTAGCGTGCTTAACCTGGGACGATGTACGCCAAGATAAACGAGAAATATATTCTACTCGCAGCTTTGGTGAGCGGATCAGTGAGCCAACTGCACTTAAAACCGCCCTTATTAACCACGTAACCACAGTGGCAAGTAAACTACGAGCCCAGCGCTCACTAGCAAAACAACTTTATATATTTGCCGCCACGGGCAAACACGAAGACCGCTATTGTAAAAAGTCGTTTATATATAAATTTGCCACCCCCACTAACGATACCTGCGTAATGGCCAATGCTGTATCAGAAGTGTTTGCTCATATTTACCAGCCAGGTGTACGCTTTTATAAATGTGGTGTAGGCGCCTTAGAGCTTACCCCGGTGCAGTACCAGCAAAACGATTTATTTAACCAAAGTGCCGATAACCCTAAATTAATGCAGTGTCTTGATACAATAAACAACCGCTACGGAAAAGGTATACTCACTCTAGCCAGCAGCAAATTAAACCAAGGCTGGCATATGAACAGAGATCACTTATCGCCCCAGTACACGACTCGCTGGCACGATATACCTAAAATTTACTGTTATGAATAA
- a CDS encoding LexA family transcriptional regulator gives MFVIPVYIEAGVCGFESPAAQYAELGVSLDELLIKHPDATFIGIASGNSMQEVGIFEGDLLVVDRAEQADNGDVIVANLNGLFVCKLLDKTNARLLSASPLHKPVQLTPADEFQLEGVVTLSIRMHRPSPELLKCTP, from the coding sequence ATGTTTGTTATTCCCGTTTATATAGAAGCTGGTGTGTGTGGATTTGAATCGCCCGCGGCGCAATATGCCGAGCTAGGGGTTTCGCTTGATGAGCTATTAATAAAGCACCCCGACGCCACCTTTATTGGTATTGCATCGGGTAACTCCATGCAAGAGGTGGGGATTTTTGAGGGCGACTTGCTTGTAGTAGACCGTGCTGAGCAAGCCGATAACGGCGATGTTATTGTTGCCAATTTAAATGGCTTATTTGTGTGTAAGCTATTGGATAAAACCAATGCGCGGTTACTCTCGGCATCGCCTTTACATAAGCCGGTACAACTAACCCCAGCTGATGAGTTTCAGTTAGAGGGCGTGGTTACACTATCAATTAGAATGCACCGCCCAAGCCCTGAGCTATTAAAATGTACGCCTTAG
- a CDS encoding siderophore-interacting protein, giving the protein MGKQVRKARVLSTEQITPHLQRIIVGSAEFSDLTPAHIGSYVKVLIPQNGKVDFNLKTACMRSYTIRDVDEASGALTLDFVINMHQGPATHWAKIAQVGDELAIAGPGPKKLDNYQHSHYVLLGDLTSVNAIKGYMQQLPASAKIDAFVHAPTEQDIIDLHTQRDVNWIITDTPDTDMLNALNNLPHTNESPIVFMALEAGLVRKAKTLLTHNFNIPRSNIVSSGYWKKGVDSEGYKKERQQSSELA; this is encoded by the coding sequence ATGGGTAAACAAGTTCGCAAAGCTAGAGTACTAAGTACTGAACAAATAACGCCGCATTTACAGCGCATTATTGTAGGCTCAGCTGAGTTTTCGGATTTAACGCCAGCGCATATTGGCAGCTATGTAAAAGTGCTTATTCCTCAAAATGGCAAAGTTGATTTTAATTTAAAAACCGCGTGTATGCGCTCTTACACAATAAGAGACGTTGATGAGGCAAGTGGTGCGTTAACGCTCGACTTTGTAATAAATATGCACCAAGGCCCAGCAACCCATTGGGCTAAAATTGCCCAAGTAGGTGATGAGCTCGCTATAGCAGGCCCAGGCCCTAAAAAGCTTGATAATTACCAGCACTCGCACTATGTTTTGCTAGGCGATTTAACCTCAGTAAATGCAATAAAAGGGTACATGCAGCAGTTACCCGCAAGCGCAAAAATTGACGCGTTTGTGCATGCGCCTACAGAGCAAGACATTATTGATTTACACACGCAGCGCGATGTTAATTGGATAATTACAGATACACCTGATACCGATATGCTCAACGCGCTTAACAATTTGCCACACACAAATGAGTCACCTATTGTATTTATGGCATTAGAGGCAGGATTAGTGCGTAAAGCAAAAACCTTACTTACGCATAACTTTAATATACCGCGTAGTAATATAGTTTCCTCTGGTTATTGGAAAAAAGGCGTAGACTCAGAGGGTTATAAAAAAGAGCGTCAGCAAAGCTCTGAGCTTGCATAA
- a CDS encoding DUF4240 domain-containing protein: MTVLTEQEFWDLVTTPELGLDPQSVSDNLKAKLSELTDEQLIAFDKFFGINMRKSFTWDLFGAAFVMAGCNDEYGFSEFRCWLISRGEAVFINALNDADSLAQCSPVYYLNEQPYPYIDEYDLIAGLLYEQRNDDELPFVPSGEQPAGKRFKDKPKFLKQSYPQLFAKYWQ; encoded by the coding sequence ATGACAGTGTTAACTGAGCAGGAATTTTGGGATTTAGTGACCACGCCTGAGTTAGGGCTCGACCCTCAAAGCGTAAGCGACAATTTAAAAGCTAAACTGAGCGAGCTTACTGACGAGCAGCTTATTGCTTTTGATAAATTTTTTGGTATTAACATGCGCAAATCTTTTACCTGGGATTTGTTCGGTGCCGCATTTGTTATGGCCGGTTGTAATGACGAATATGGCTTTAGCGAATTTAGATGTTGGCTTATATCGCGCGGAGAAGCCGTATTTATTAACGCATTGAATGATGCTGACTCACTTGCACAGTGTTCACCGGTGTATTATTTAAATGAGCAACCTTACCCTTATATTGATGAATACGATTTAATTGCGGGTTTACTTTATGAGCAGCGCAACGACGACGAGTTGCCGTTTGTTCCATCAGGCGAGCAACCTGCAGGTAAACGCTTTAAAGACAAACCTAAATTTTTAAAGCAAAGCTATCCGCAATTATTTGCAAAATACTGGCAGTAA
- a CDS encoding YwbE family protein: MAVPSRSQITPGTTVNIVLKEDQRSGTLTQGVVERLLTKSPNHPHGIKVRLEDGQVGRVKEILE, encoded by the coding sequence ATGGCTGTTCCATCGCGTTCGCAAATCACACCAGGTACAACCGTAAATATTGTATTAAAAGAAGATCAACGCAGCGGCACATTAACCCAAGGTGTAGTTGAGCGTTTATTAACTAAGTCACCTAATCACCCGCATGGTATTAAAGTACGCCTAGAAGACGGTCAAGTTGGTCGAGTAAAAGAGATTTTAGAATGA